The Triplophysa rosa linkage group LG3, Trosa_1v2, whole genome shotgun sequence genome has a segment encoding these proteins:
- the isl2a gene encoding insulin gene enhancer protein isl-2a isoform X1 gives MVDILPHPSFLGDMGDHSKKKSGIAMCVGCGSQIHDQYILRVSPDLEWHAACLKCAECSQYLDETCTCFVRDGKTYCKRDYVRLFGIKCAKCNIGFCSSDLVMRARDNVYHMECFRCSVCSRHLLPGDEFSLRDEELLCRADHGLLMERASAGSPISPGNIHANGRPLHIPEPVPVRQPPHRNHVHKQSEKTTRVRTVLNEKQLHTLRTCYNANPRPDALMKEQLVEMTGLSPRVIRVWFQNKRCKDKKRSILMKQLQQQQHSDKTNLQGLTGTPLVAGSPIRHDTTVQGNPVEVQTYQPPWKALSEFALQSDLDQPAFQQLVSFSESGSLGNSSGSDVTSLSSQLPDTPNSMVPSPVET, from the exons ATGGTGGATATTCTACCCCATCCTTCTTTCTTGGGTGATATGGGGGATCATTCAAAAA AGAAGTCTGGAATCGCCATGTGTGTCGGCTGTGGGAGTCAGATCCACGATCAGTACATACTGCGGGTGTCCCCGGACCTGGAGTGGCACGCAGCCTGCCTGAAGTGCGCAGAATGCAGTCAGTACCTGGATGAGACGTGCACTTGTTTCGTCAGGGATGGCAAGACTTATTGCAAGAGAGATTACGTACG GCTATTCGGGATCAAATGCGCCAAATGTAACATTGGTTTCTGCAGCAGTGACCTGGTGATGAGGGCTCGGGATAATGTCTATCACATGGAGTGCTTCAGATGCTCGGTGTGCAGTCGACATCTGCTGCCGGGAGATGAGTTCTCACTGCGGGATGAGGAGCTGCTCTGCCGGGCGGATCACGGGCTGCTGATGGAGCGCGCTTCAGCCGGGAGTCCCATCAGTCCTGGAAACATTCACGCCAACGGCAGGCCCCTGCACATTCCAG AACCCGTGCCAGTTCGACAGCCGCCTCATCGGAACCACGTCCACAAGCAGTCTGAGAAGACCACGCGTGTTCGGACAGTATTAAACGAAAAGCAACTGCACACTCTGCGGACTTGTTATAACGCGAACCCGCGGCCGGACGCGTTAATGAAAGAGCAGCTCGTGGAAATGACCGGCCTGAGTCCACGCGTCATACGAGTGTGGTTTCAAAACAAGCGCTGCAAGGACAAGAAGAGGTCCATACTTATGAAACAACTACAGCAACAACAACACAGCGATAAAACG AATCTTCAAGGTCTCACGGGAACGCCTCTGGTGGCAGGCAGCCCGATTAGACATGACACCACAGTCCAGGGAAATCCTGTAGAGGTTCAAACCTATCAGCCTCCCTGGAAAGCCTTAAGCGAGTTTGCCTTACAGAGTGACCTGGACCAGCCCGCTTTCCAACAGCTG GTTTCATTTTCCGAATCGGGTTCCTTGGGTAACTCGTCAGGTAGTGATGTGACCTCTTTGTCATCACAGTTACCCGACACCCCCAACAGCATGGTGCCCAGTCCCGTGGAGACGTGA
- the isl2a gene encoding insulin gene enhancer protein isl-2a isoform X2: MVDILPHPSFLGDMGDHSKKKSGIAMCVGCGSQIHDQYILRVSPDLEWHAACLKCAECSQYLDETCTCFVRDGKTYCKRDYVRSDLVMRARDNVYHMECFRCSVCSRHLLPGDEFSLRDEELLCRADHGLLMERASAGSPISPGNIHANGRPLHIPEPVPVRQPPHRNHVHKQSEKTTRVRTVLNEKQLHTLRTCYNANPRPDALMKEQLVEMTGLSPRVIRVWFQNKRCKDKKRSILMKQLQQQQHSDKTNLQGLTGTPLVAGSPIRHDTTVQGNPVEVQTYQPPWKALSEFALQSDLDQPAFQQLVSFSESGSLGNSSGSDVTSLSSQLPDTPNSMVPSPVET; the protein is encoded by the exons ATGGTGGATATTCTACCCCATCCTTCTTTCTTGGGTGATATGGGGGATCATTCAAAAA AGAAGTCTGGAATCGCCATGTGTGTCGGCTGTGGGAGTCAGATCCACGATCAGTACATACTGCGGGTGTCCCCGGACCTGGAGTGGCACGCAGCCTGCCTGAAGTGCGCAGAATGCAGTCAGTACCTGGATGAGACGTGCACTTGTTTCGTCAGGGATGGCAAGACTTATTGCAAGAGAGATTACGTACG CAGTGACCTGGTGATGAGGGCTCGGGATAATGTCTATCACATGGAGTGCTTCAGATGCTCGGTGTGCAGTCGACATCTGCTGCCGGGAGATGAGTTCTCACTGCGGGATGAGGAGCTGCTCTGCCGGGCGGATCACGGGCTGCTGATGGAGCGCGCTTCAGCCGGGAGTCCCATCAGTCCTGGAAACATTCACGCCAACGGCAGGCCCCTGCACATTCCAG AACCCGTGCCAGTTCGACAGCCGCCTCATCGGAACCACGTCCACAAGCAGTCTGAGAAGACCACGCGTGTTCGGACAGTATTAAACGAAAAGCAACTGCACACTCTGCGGACTTGTTATAACGCGAACCCGCGGCCGGACGCGTTAATGAAAGAGCAGCTCGTGGAAATGACCGGCCTGAGTCCACGCGTCATACGAGTGTGGTTTCAAAACAAGCGCTGCAAGGACAAGAAGAGGTCCATACTTATGAAACAACTACAGCAACAACAACACAGCGATAAAACG AATCTTCAAGGTCTCACGGGAACGCCTCTGGTGGCAGGCAGCCCGATTAGACATGACACCACAGTCCAGGGAAATCCTGTAGAGGTTCAAACCTATCAGCCTCCCTGGAAAGCCTTAAGCGAGTTTGCCTTACAGAGTGACCTGGACCAGCCCGCTTTCCAACAGCTG GTTTCATTTTCCGAATCGGGTTCCTTGGGTAACTCGTCAGGTAGTGATGTGACCTCTTTGTCATCACAGTTACCCGACACCCCCAACAGCATGGTGCCCAGTCCCGTGGAGACGTGA